A window of Halobacillus naozhouensis genomic DNA:
TTTACTTGTAAAGACAACGGCATCAAGTGATTGAGTTATGATGGCATTTTTAAGATTGTGTAACACCTCGGGAATTGGTTCTTCATAGGAATAAGGCTGAGACAGATAAACATGACAGCCAGCCTTCTCTAATTCCTCCTTGAGCTTTGCATCATCCTGACTATAAACTTGTAAAAAAACCTGGGTCTGCTTGCGATCTATTTGTTCATCGGCAAATGTTTTCAGGATACTTTCCATTGTCCCATCTTCGGAGACCAGACTGACTTGGACAGCATTGCTCTTACACCAATTCAGTGTCTTTTTCCCGCGAATTGCTACTCGCGTTTCATTTAACTTTTCAATAAATGATGAGTAAAGCCCCACTTCTACTGAAGAGTCAGCCAAGGTTTTAGCTCCTATACCTGTCGTAATAATGGCCCAATCAAATGGTTCAAAAAGAAAATCCTTTATATTCTGTTGGCTAGTTTGTTCGTTTAACGTTTGTTTTCCTTGGATGGGATAAACTACCGGTTTTCCGCCTTTTTTCTGGATCAAGTTTCTTAATGACTCAGCACTTCGATCAGCAGCGACTCCAATAAGTTTTCCATCTAACCAGTTCATAACTCGTACTCCTTTCAATTAATTCCTTTCTTTCGCTGCTGAAGAATACATCAATTAGCCTCGCAAAGCTTCATTGACCCGGTCAGTCAAAGCATCAATCATAATGGGATGGTTACCAAGATATTGACACAACACCACCTGTTGACCTTTCTTCTGTACTTCATTGATTTTGGCTTCCATCGAACGCATAAGCAGCCCGGTAAACCATAGGTAGGGAATCACGAACGTTTGTGACCATCCTCCACGCTTAGAAGTTTGCAAACCATCATGAAAAGAAGGTGAACAGGCAGCTAAATAGCTCACATCGACATTAGCTGCGTCCGTTTTCGCCCTTAATTTACGTGCGATTTGTTCAATTGAATCTTTAGTCTCTGGATGACGGCTGCCTCTTCCAACTAGCAAGATGTTCATGTCTGATTGGTTGGGTACCTTTTTTTCCTGCACACGTTGAACCAAAATATCAATCACCCGATCCTGGACGCCGATCGTTCGTCCGTAAACGAGGTGAACTTGCGGATAGCGA
This region includes:
- a CDS encoding uroporphyrinogen-III synthase yields the protein MNWLDGKLIGVAADRSAESLRNLIQKKGGKPVVYPIQGKQTLNEQTSQQNIKDFLFEPFDWAIITTGIGAKTLADSSVEVGLYSSFIEKLNETRVAIRGKKTLNWCKSNAVQVSLVSEDGTMESILKTFADEQIDRKQTQVFLQVYSQDDAKLKEELEKAGCHVYLSQPYSYEEPIPEVLHNLKNAIITQSLDAVVFTSKTQVNNLFGKSRDKHEIIQAFNDKVLAVAVGKVTANELNRNGVLNVLKPDQPKMGPMVVALERYVRQIALYNH
- a CDS encoding sirohydrochlorin chelatase — its product is MEAVLYVSHGSRVEKARKEAVSFLQSVQKRVDVPLQETCFLELAEPDMAQGIENLVRRGATKVAIIPVLLLSAGHYYSDIPEEIDRAKLRYPQVHLVYGRTIGVQDRVIDILVQRVQEKKVPNQSDMNILLVGRGSRHPETKDSIEQIARKLRAKTDAANVDVSYLAACSPSFHDGLQTSKRGGWSQTFVIPYLWFTGLLMRSMEAKINEVQKKGQQVVLCQYLGNHPIMIDALTDRVNEALRG